A region from the Clostridiisalibacter paucivorans DSM 22131 genome encodes:
- a CDS encoding sigma-54-dependent Fis family transcriptional regulator, with translation MMKLAHIASSVQNIAKAIESVIKVDVTIVDNTLNRIAATGRYKNHIGEKVNRYSVFGYALEQGEGFIIENPRNHVACHRCENIKDCKEYAEVCCPIKVNDKTIGVIGLIAFEESQKKAIINNKTNLMEYLNRMADLIASKLLEREKTHRVKLLAKALETVLHSVDRGIIAVDKKGLIIHYNKKAAQLFKTKGNELYNEDIKALLGDFDLDNFIISSIPIKNREFSYKRNGHYFRGVFDANPILIGEKNLGFVFVFSNISEVLSVVNDIATRTMMTSFEHIIGNSDCLKKVKDQGRKAAESTSTVLIQGESGTGKELFARAIHFHSDRANKPFIPINCAAIPEQLLESELFGYEEGAFTGSRKGGKAGKFELAHGGTIFLDEIGDMQIHLQTKLLRVLQEYEIEKVGGKEFIPIDVRIIAATNKNLEKQVLEGAFRKDLFYRLNVIPLNIPPLRERVEDIGILVTHFLEKCNRKLNKNIYNIDDYALNLLMNYKWHGNVRELENTIEYAVNMCTVDKITYLDLPPRLRNGDIEIKKEKQDEIIPIKELEIREIKKAIDYFGDSKYAITKAAQSLGISRATLYRKLKEYEIK, from the coding sequence ATGATGAAGCTTGCTCATATTGCTTCAAGTGTCCAGAATATTGCTAAAGCTATAGAAAGTGTTATAAAGGTTGATGTGACCATTGTGGACAATACTTTGAATAGAATAGCTGCCACGGGTAGGTACAAAAACCATATTGGAGAAAAAGTAAATAGATATTCTGTATTTGGCTATGCACTGGAGCAAGGAGAAGGTTTTATTATTGAAAATCCTAGAAATCATGTGGCATGTCATAGATGTGAAAATATAAAAGACTGTAAGGAATATGCGGAAGTTTGTTGTCCTATAAAAGTGAATGATAAGACTATTGGTGTAATAGGACTTATTGCATTTGAGGAGAGTCAAAAAAAAGCTATTATAAACAATAAGACAAATCTTATGGAATATTTAAATAGAATGGCAGATTTAATTGCATCAAAGTTACTAGAAAGGGAGAAGACCCATAGAGTAAAACTTTTAGCAAAGGCATTGGAAACAGTATTACATTCAGTAGATAGGGGTATTATTGCTGTTGATAAAAAAGGATTAATAATTCATTATAATAAGAAGGCTGCTCAATTATTTAAAACAAAAGGAAATGAATTGTATAATGAAGATATAAAAGCATTGTTGGGGGATTTTGACCTAGACAATTTTATTATAAGTAGTATACCTATAAAAAATAGAGAGTTTAGTTACAAAAGAAATGGACATTATTTTAGAGGTGTATTTGATGCAAATCCCATATTGATAGGAGAAAAAAATCTTGGATTTGTTTTTGTATTTAGCAATATCTCTGAGGTGCTAAGTGTAGTCAATGATATTGCCACAAGAACTATGATGACAAGCTTTGAACATATTATAGGAAATAGTGACTGCTTAAAAAAGGTAAAAGATCAGGGGAGAAAAGCAGCAGAATCAACATCTACAGTGCTGATACAAGGAGAAAGTGGAACGGGAAAAGAATTATTTGCTAGGGCTATACATTTTCATAGTGATAGAGCCAATAAGCCCTTCATTCCCATAAATTGTGCTGCTATTCCTGAACAGTTACTAGAGAGTGAACTTTTTGGATATGAGGAAGGAGCATTTACTGGATCAAGGAAGGGTGGAAAGGCAGGTAAATTTGAATTAGCCCATGGAGGCACTATTTTTTTAGATGAGATTGGAGATATGCAGATACACCTCCAAACAAAGCTTTTAAGGGTATTACAGGAGTATGAAATAGAAAAGGTTGGAGGCAAGGAATTTATTCCTATAGATGTGAGAATTATAGCTGCAACAAATAAAAATTTGGAAAAGCAAGTTTTAGAAGGTGCATTCAGAAAAGATTTATTTTATAGATTAAACGTAATCCCATTAAATATTCCTCCATTAAGAGAGAGGGTAGAAGATATAGGGATTTTAGTGACACATTTCCTTGAAAAATGTAATAGGAAATTAAATAAAAATATTTACAATATTGATGATTATGCATTGAATCTCCTTATGAATTATAAATGGCATGGTAATGTAAGGGAACTGGAGAATACAATTGAATATGCTGTAAATATGTGTACTGTTGATAAAATAACTTATTTAGATTTGCCCCCTAGATTGAGAAATGGAGATATAGAAATAAAGAAGGAAAAACAAGATGAAATTATACCTATTAAGGAATTGGAGATAAGAGAAATAAAAAAGGCAATAGACTATTTTGGAGATAGTAAATATGCCATAACAAAGGCAGCTCAATCATTGGGAATAAGTAGGGCAACCCTTTATAGGAAGCTAAAGGAATATGAAATAAAATAG
- a CDS encoding PadR family transcriptional regulator: MKNKIMRRLFLGFIQIHILHHAKEEPFYGSWMIKELDEHGYDMSPGTLYPLLHMMESEGLLEKEERVVSGRVRKYYKITNDGIGVLEKAKERAYELFHEIKD, encoded by the coding sequence ATGAAGAATAAAATCATGAGGAGATTATTTTTAGGATTCATTCAAATCCATATATTACATCATGCTAAAGAAGAGCCTTTTTATGGTTCATGGATGATAAAAGAATTGGATGAACATGGATACGATATGAGTCCTGGGACTTTATATCCTTTGCTACATATGATGGAGTCTGAAGGGCTTCTTGAAAAAGAAGAGAGAGTTGTCAGTGGAAGGGTAAGAAAATATTATAAGATAACAAATGATGGTATAGGGGTTTTGGAAAAAGCTAAGGAAAGGGCATATGAACTATTCCATGAAATTAAAGATTGA
- a CDS encoding ABC transporter permease, which yields MNNNIIDLNIFQMLAAYIFVVIVLVVVKIRGISRERQILISAIRMTLQLILTGYVLIYVFDIMNPIITILIIVVMEAFAINNIYKRCKIKLSNKVKKIIALSMVIGTLSTLIFFLFVVIHISPWYNPRYFIPIAGMLIGNSMTGISLGVNRLVDGMYSQRHIIESALMLGATPKMASKKIVNSAFDSAILPTINSMVGMGIVFLPGMMTGQILSGISPVTAIQYQIAIMLGILGSVTLTTIVFVHLGFRTFFNKESQLIFEE from the coding sequence ATGAACAATAATATTATAGATCTGAATATATTCCAGATGTTAGCTGCCTATATTTTTGTAGTAATTGTATTGGTAGTAGTAAAGATTAGAGGTATATCTAGAGAAAGGCAAATATTGATTTCTGCCATAAGAATGACTTTACAATTGATTTTAACAGGGTATGTACTCATTTATGTATTTGATATAATGAATCCTATAATTACAATTTTAATAATTGTGGTGATGGAAGCATTTGCTATTAATAATATATATAAAAGATGTAAAATTAAGCTTTCTAATAAAGTTAAGAAAATAATTGCATTGTCTATGGTTATAGGCACATTATCCACACTTATTTTTTTCTTATTTGTAGTTATACATATATCTCCTTGGTATAATCCTAGGTATTTTATTCCCATAGCAGGTATGCTTATAGGGAACTCTATGACGGGCATTTCATTAGGGGTAAATAGGTTAGTAGATGGGATGTATAGCCAAAGACATATTATTGAATCTGCATTGATGCTTGGAGCAACGCCTAAAATGGCATCTAAAAAAATTGTAAATAGTGCATTCGATTCTGCAATTTTACCCACTATCAATTCTATGGTGGGAATGGGTATAGTATTTTTGCCTGGGATGATGACAGGTCAGATACTATCAGGTATATCACCTGTTACTGCTATACAGTATCAAATTGCAATCATGTTAGGGATTCTAGGCAGTGTTACATTGACTACAATTGTATTTGTGCATTTAGGGTTTAGAACTTTTTTTAATAAAGAAAGTCAACTTATATTTGAAGAATAA
- a CDS encoding ABC transporter ATP-binding protein, translating to MFSLQKVKYKNILDIKNLTIPSGKITCIVGESGSGKTTLLKLLNKLVSYDSGKIFYKKQSLRDIDSVELRRKVIMLSQTPAIFDGNIRHNLLMGLYFSQVPIVSDEKMYRVLEEVKLNKQLDEDAENLSGGEKQRLALARIMLLDPEVYLLDEPSSSLDEQTEDMIIRKLVEYTKKMDKTLIMVTHSKKIAENFADNIIEVKSGQIINKGELGNEQ from the coding sequence GTGTTCAGTCTTCAGAAAGTAAAATATAAAAATATATTAGATATAAAAAATCTTACAATTCCCAGTGGGAAAATCACATGTATTGTTGGCGAAAGCGGCAGTGGAAAGACAACCCTATTGAAGTTGTTAAATAAACTAGTTAGTTATGACAGCGGAAAGATCTTTTATAAAAAGCAGTCTTTAAGAGATATTGATTCTGTTGAATTGAGAAGAAAAGTTATAATGTTATCTCAAACGCCAGCAATATTTGATGGAAATATAAGACATAATTTATTGATGGGACTATATTTTTCTCAAGTACCTATTGTGTCAGATGAAAAAATGTATAGAGTATTAGAGGAAGTTAAATTAAATAAACAATTAGATGAAGATGCTGAAAACCTATCTGGTGGTGAGAAACAAAGGCTTGCACTTGCTAGAATAATGTTATTGGATCCTGAGGTGTATTTACTAGATGAACCATCTTCATCATTAGATGAACAGACAGAAGATATGATAATAAGGAAATTGGTAGAATATACTAAAAAAATGGACAAGACACTTATAATGGTCACCCATTCAAAGAAAATTGCTGAAAATTTTGCAGACAATATTATTGAAGTAAAATCAGGTCAAATAATCAATAAGGGAGAATTGGGCAATGAACAATAA